AGGAAAGAACCAAACGGGAATGGTCCGGGTTATCGGCCAGCAATTTCCGGACGGCGGTACGCACTTGCACAGGCGTTCCTTGCGCGAGCACATCCCGGGGCGGGATATTCCCGAGAATGGTCAGGCGATTACCGCAGAGCGCCCGCATCTCGGCGAGCGGGGTCTGGATGCCGGGGTTATACAGGTTAATGCCGAGAGCCGGATAGTGTTTGATGGATTTGGCGCACGGCGCGTCATTATGGAAGAATTTCACTTTTACATCCGTGGCATACAGTTCCTGAAGGTAGGGGAAACCAAATTCCAGGAAATCTTTTTCGCCCATGAACCCAACGATGTCATCCAACATCAGGATGCCATCCACGGTGGGGATCGTCTCCCGTTGCAGGGCGTGCCATTGTTTCAGGAAATCCGTGATGACCCGCAGCATTTTGTGAACCAGTTCCGGCTCGGTTTTCAGCGCCATGAGGAACTCCGTGGTGCCCATCAGAAAGGTGGCCACATTCAAGGGACCGCGTGACACCGAGAATCGAATCTGG
The sequence above is a segment of the Verrucomicrobiota bacterium genome. Coding sequences within it:
- a CDS encoding uroporphyrinogen decarboxylase family protein, with amino-acid sequence MTDSQWNQLLAVLRGETLAPLPTGFIVDCPWLPGWHGVQIAEYLSSETLWFEANLKAIEMFPEAWFLPGFWSEFGMCTEPSAFGSKCSFPPNEFPFADKIIQTDAQMGDLKLPDVRTDGWLPFMLNRLKWARPRMEDLGHQIRFSVSRGPLNVATFLMGTTEFLMALKTEPELVHKMLRVITDFLKQWHALQRETIPTVDGILMLDDIVGFMGEKDFLEFGFPYLQELYATDVKVKFFHNDAPCAKSIKHYPALGINLYNPGIQTPLAEMRALCGNRLTILGNIPPRDVLAQGTPVQVRTAVRKLLADNPDHSRLVLSCAGGMPMGVTTENVRAFMDAVRSW